The genomic interval TCCAGATTCGAAGATAGTTCCTAAAATGATAGATACATTGATTAACACAAACGTTAACCCAACATTATCTAGATTTGAAGATAATTGACATGTGAAACCAATCCATCTTCAGTTGAAACATCCACCTATCCATCTTCAGTTGGATACCTCCATTCAATACCAACCTTCCAATTCTAACAAAAAATAATTATAGCAATAAGATATAACCAATTTGGCATAATCAAACATGCAATATCATAGAGAAAAGTATCACCTAACAATTAAGAACTACTGAACACTGTACCATTGGTTATGTGATAACCAGTTCTGTGAATCAACTAGTGCTAATCAGAAGTTAAAAATCAACTCTTGCTAAACAGAAATCAGAAATGCATCAATTATAGTAATCAGAAATGCATCACAATTTACTAATTACTACAAATAGAGGGTTACATGTGGGTGAGGCAATTCCTGGCGAAGGACAAGCTTCGCAAGCTACTTGAGCCAGTTGATCTTGGTGAGCCTAGGCACGCAGATCAACCAGTACAAAGTGAGATGGGCAATCCAATCAATTAAGCCTAATATTTCTCGACTCCATGCCTAGATCTCTTCTAATGATAAAGCGAGATCTTTCATATTATGAATCATTAAAGAAAATTGGAAAGACCTAAACTTAAATGTAACACAAACCTTAAGGTAAGCAATCCATTTTGTGCCATTTCAAGGAGGTTTGAAGGAATTGATCCATTTAACCGGTTGCCTGTCAAATCACTGCAAACAATCATGAAATGTTAAGACATTTTCTACCTTTTCCATATAGTGAAAGAGGTTTTAAGAATTATGCTTATAGTAGTTTGAGAGAACTTAAGTTTGCTAGATCATCAGGTATTGGCCTTGTTAAATTGTTATAAGACAAGTccctgaaaaaaaaattattaaagaacaATTGTTAGATAATAATTCCTCCTAAAATGTTTCATGGTTTCACAACAAATGCTTGCATGGCCTGACATTGGCCTCAGCTATCCAAGACTGTTAACGATTGTTTGCCATATTCAATGAATACggaaaggaaaagggaaaacaaatagcaagcaATGAGTAGGCTTACAAGTTTTGAAGTGCACTAAGACTAGCAAAAGATTTGGTTATTTCCCCCATCAGCCCACTTGATGACAGACTCCTACAGAACAATACTGACTAATAAGAATATTACAGAATTTCCAAACGATTGTCCCAGTATTTCATGATTAATAGTTTGAGTTAAATGAACTCACAAAGCAGTGACTCTTGGAGAATTTGACAAGCTATAATCACAAGTTAGTCCATCCCAAACAAAAACAATAGGGGAGCATGGATCTCCCATCCAATTCCTCTGGATCCGATACTGCTCCTTGATTGCTGTCATGGCATCaactgtaaaaaaaaataataataataatcagcaATATAAGCTAATGACATTGCTCAGAAGAAATTTTAGGAATAGCACACCCCAAAGCAAATACTAAACAAATAATCAGCACTAAAATTCCCAACAATACCATATCAGTAGAGTCCATTGAAATAAAGATCAATCTGCTTAATATCATATGTACCTTCCAATCCCAACACCTGTTTCCATCTATGGTTTTCGAGCTAATGTTTTTTCTCTTTATGCTGATTTGTTTTGGTTCTTTTCCAATACcaattatcataattaatttttttttctgataGAAATATCAAATTTAGGAAAATTTGAACAACTTAAAATAAAGGTTTGAGCTTTTCGTGAGCATCTAAAGCTACATTCTTCACgctaatgtgcactgttgtgAAGGTGAGAATTTGAGTTGGAACTTCGTTTTCCATGCCCACTCTGCCTTAGCCCTTTCAGGAGCATTCCATCAAGCAATTGATGGGCATGATATTCCTCCCTGTTACACTGCAACAGAGAGAAAGGGGGGGAAAGGCGCAAAGGAACAAAAGTGGATACATACCATCTCCAGTATCCGAGGGCACGGAGGTGTTGCTCATGGTCGTGTAGAGCTCGAAGGCATTGAGGATCAGCAGGAGAGTGGAGTTGCTGAGAGCCTCGAGGGAGATGACACAAGGTTAAGATTAAAGTTGAAGTGTCCATATTATAGCAGTTATAAACTATAACTGTTACAATAAGCTACATTGAAGTCTGGTTGATCCCAACGTTCCTTTTTCTAGGGGGAAAAAACATATCTCGATCCCCCTTCCCCATCTTGTTCATTTCACCATCGACAAAGATCTCTAGAACATGAAACCAAGTGGAAAACTCTAAGGTTTCAGCAGATCAGAGACGTACCTATGGAGAAGACTCTAGGGAAGGTGGAGATCTTGAGGTAGGAGGCGGCCCTCGAAGCCCAGAACAACCTAGATGCCATTGTTATGATCTTGAGGTAGGACGGTGCACACTGCTAGAAGGCCCAACTGCAATGCCAACGCCGTGCCCATCGTTGAAGATGGGTCCAAGGTGGTCGTCGCCTCGATGATCGCATCCCACCTGCTTGTCGAATCTTGGAGGAGGGAGGACGGAGATCGGCCAAGGGAGAATGCTGGCGGAGgagggaggagaagggagaagagAAGAGCCGGTTGGAGGCAATAAAAAGGAAAGGATAGGAGGAGGTGATGAAGAGAGAGGGATTTGGAAAGACAtatagggtgtgtttggttcaagtcattatGTATAATCTTgtttatgtgattaccaagtaatcatatAATCAAGGTTATAGAGAATAAAACATAActaaatattgtttggttcaacttaggtaatgtaacaaaaacttgtttgtttgaaggttttaatgaataccctagtttaatattttaccgtattaccctcaattataaaaccaactatacataatattattattattattattatttatttattttttaatgtttttttacttttctttttcctgtataatttttatatttttatgtgtttttttattttttaatgtttttatatttttatattatttatatttatattttttttatttttttacattttttaaattttaatttttatttatttattttatttttattttttttaaatttttaatttttaaaatttttaaatttttataaaatttttttatttttaaattttttaaaaatttttaacatttttaaaatttttatttttttattttttatttttaaaatttttattttttaatttttaaaaaatatttattttaaaaaaaataaatttttcaaaacatttttttatttttttacattttttaatatttttttacatttttttctctttttttcatgtttttcttaTCAGAGGGTATTTTtcgtaaaaaaaaatttttaaccctggaatcaacaaaaaccttagttttctaaggttttccgattccgggctgcatgaccattttgctgacgtgtcgggcatggaacattacttgggaatcatcgaatacctaaaccaaacaaggtttttgttgataaccttagatggataaccaaggttatcaagaataatcccgaaccaaacgcacccagGGTTTAGGATGGTTTAGGCATAAAAATAAGAGGGAAAAGAAAAATGCGGTGGGAAAAATTAAGACGGAAGAGAAAAACGACAAAAGAAAAAATACGACAACATAATAGACAATACATAATAAACAACGTTTTTTAATAAGTGTTGTCTTTGATCtcaaaaaaaatactaatagacaacgcttattaataagcgttgtctttgataagaaaaaaaaaatttagacaacgcttttagtgaaaagtgttgtagaaaaaaaaaagacaacgttttttgtaaaaagcattgtcttttaagtgttgtctattagcttttttcttgtagtgcttgtATTGCTAGATAAACAATAATATTTGcccatttgcccatcttatgaaattcatattatagctcatcttgagttagctttggctaatcacccaagattagtataatttgaattccatcttatgggatatgcctctaagctctcaatCCAAGTGAAacaacttagttaagtcgcacccaaagtttaatagtcgaacatcacaattgtcctattacactctagcaagataaatcgagtcactttgctttggcaaaacctgacttcaattgatcgagctagaagtgagtactaaactttggtagacatatatttaaaaagacctaattatgtttaaactaaacatgtatcatatacAATAAAGCACACaccacatatatgcataaataaaatgtgacatggttaCGATCCCCAtaaactacaatcttctcaagccaatgagaagaccgataagtcaacctaggttaaagcagcttctccaagcgcttccttggttatcgtgtgttgttgtccttccttccttccttttcacccgtcgTCCAGAAGACTAACtcctttctaatttgtacattacaaaatctaaagaaactcgagttacattcgagtgtagtctaaaattacaacaagaatgaaaaagaTAAAGGCacaacacgcaggccgtattatgaattacaacatcacacacaatcacattggggttaaaggaccataaccatgcaccatgtcatatatatattcacaatatcctTATGACATAAATCTACTATGATGTGAACAACAAAATTATGAGCCGCAATGCCATGGCGGTCCCACTAGCTGGTTAGCGGGCGGGGTCAAGGGGCAACACCCCTTGCTGGGTTTAAGGGGAAGCACCCCCGAAGCAAAAActattttgcatactcatttaTGAGCATTAATGAATATTTTCACTCCATTAATGaatatttacactccattaaggaccacatttgaacctcttcattttgaattcaatttcgaaaattgaatgattcattgaattttgaaattcaataaattaatctctattaatccttttagtgaatgaattcacttgagtctaactcaagtgtaatccacttgagtctaactcaagtccaattcaatcgagtcttactcaattgatctcatgtaatttcaaatataatgaaTTACTATTTCATTAATTCGTATTGACTCCTTGAATCTagtttgaattagactcaatccaataatcagatccaattgagtctaactcaataagtccaattcagatttgacttaatctaatgattcatcatataaacccatctccaaatctacttgttctttgtgtgtgacccaatagtttctcgtaacgttggcaatgtattcaaatcaacatttagatacataagcaatgagtgtcatctagcaatgcatcattactatccaagtgacgagaaagtcaagatccaacctaacctgtccgtggctattatcttatatgacttggcccctctattcttgatatctagattgatcaatgaggcatagaccatgtcatcctcttatcaaccttttgtgtttcttgatctctaagtagacacactcaatcaaataagctcaatatctcatattgactcatttgcacatgattatgctttcttgtgtcctactaatcaaggggcacaCAGATATcatttccgtcatatggaagggatatatcccatctacattactcacatccctctgcataatttattgtaTACCCAGTGATCAATTTTATtgcccaccttgttacaggtgacgtttgccgataccaaactacaaaactccttatgtagggaattgtAGTgattcaggtctaagaactattcatactaatagtcacataagaatatttataacactcatataacgatccatgaagcattctcatggcaggtcattcagtatatattctctaatatatacccatgtgtcaacctgatatctcatataatTGACTTGTGAGATCAGGTCATtctttgacctacatgctagtttcaacgcattaatattgtccttgtatattaatacttgactaggaatagttaagattagtgttccatgtatatctataatatctcactatcaattcaaccaattgatatccTGTAGATAAGAACTTaatacccaaggacattattatacttattcaatcggcactgaactgaaataaatataataacctgttggaacctcaaggtattttgatgtgatcaaacaagttaagttaggtcctgtttattttaactcttgtgtttaagtgtgcaggagcttaggagcacacgaagtcgagcggaagatgcggctagcgagaaggataacacggggagagagctgatgggctcggtgcgttcgagggacgcagtgccgcagaagagtacaccggtggacgagaagaacgtgtgcgacgttcgagggatgagaaaccggggaggaaggctgctcgaggagaaggccgaaacttgggttcgggtgagccttattccggatggccgagatcacccaagctagcggagccggagcgaaagacccagaccgagacgagctgaaccgaagcagaggtCCCGAACCGagaaaagtcaaccctattgacttcctggtccaggcgctcggaaccattccgggcgcccggacccgacgttttgaccagatcgagttttgactcgatatgaatattaggggataaagtttatccccccaagggcacccggacccttcggggcgccccgaacagtgctataaatagagCACTGATTTCCACAGTttagaacaacaacttgtaatctagttctttcatttctactttttcttttgtgctgtcaacactgtaagaggctactccgcccaaaggagatcatcagatagtgcgtcatattttccttggattagcaatcctctgattgcaaaccaagtaaatcctctgtgtctgattttatttaattagtctctttttgttttgattacaagttttattattagttgaaaatccgagaaatgttggtttattttttcaaggtaattcacccctcccctcttgccgacctccaaagggaccaacaagtggtatcagagcgaggatgcttctggaggactaaccgccgatcgaagcaacgagatggccggaccaagcatcgttccaccaaaattcgagggggacttcgcacactggaagcgtcgtatggaggtatttctgaaaatcGATTTCGaaattcatttaataataaaatacggttttgtagctcctacgaatcagaatgcagaagaaaaagaataaagtctttggacgaaaaaggagcagaatgattccgtAGGAAACAACCGAGCGGAGTATCACTTACTTAGCgtgctgccgcctcaagaagtcaatcacATCGAAAGCTACTCgtcagccaaagaactctgggagaagttcctagaactccatgaaggcacatccgaagccaagctcgccagaagagacatCCTTCAGAACAAATTGACAagcatccgtctggaaaaaggtgagaaggtagccgatctacatgtgaaggtaaaggaattaattaccggtctcgagaacctcggtgaaacggtaaccaaccgggacaccatacgctacgcactcaatgcatttcccagaactccagaatggacctcagtcatcgacgcctactatatttcaaaggaTCTCGAgataagtaccttagaggaattattttctactcttgaattacatgaaactagatgtgcagggacaacaaaaggctcaagccagattatggcgctgaacgcaaccaagaaAGATGAACaagagtcagactcagaagaagaccaagaagcatatatggtaaggaattttaaaaaattctttcgatctaataaatttaaagaaatgtagaataagaaaaatccaagaaatagaagaaggattcgttgctaccagtgtcaaaaggaaggatacTTAAAAGAAGATTGTCCAGAattaaagaaggacaaagtcaagatacccaagaagcacaagattctaaaagccacttgggacgacacttcatcatctgaatctGAAGTACAAGAATATGCCGGACTAGTACTGATGgtgagctatgaagggcaaagtacatcggaACCcaacatcaatgaagggggagtgacTTCAGACGAATGTAGCGAAACAGGGGGAGAGtcagacttcaagtctgatatggtaagtgaggtatgcctcttacctcctgatcagctttattttggtattaaggctatggcaaaatccatgtacaaattagaaaataaaaataccaaattaaaaaataaaattttagaaataaaaagaattttggcaaaatcttgtctaatagaagactttgataaaataaaatttgaaaatgataaattaaaagaagaaatagaaaatttgaaaaagcctacttggtactataggtttcatcaaaatcaaatcagaaaaatatcaaaagcctatgtgcctagaaaatacttgattaaccctgtaggaaggaacctctattgggttccaaaaacttatttaatttaaaaattaaaattagactgaGCATTTtcagtaaaaaaattaaacatttaatttctttatgcggctttgtctaagaaagtggttgttgcgccaataaccaagaaggcctagtgcctcgccactgcctggaagccaagtatcgaaataagagtttaattgactaattaaaaaagtattaaattattttttaaaaaaaataaaaaaaaatactttaaagggTTACTTaatctgttttgaaaaatatttatttttttattgttaatttaaaagtatttcttTTAACTCTTCCAAATGCTTaacaatttcattttaaaaaatatttttcttgaagaaaatgttggaacagttcactttgggatccagatttgaagaaaatgttggaacggttcactttgggatccaggaatcttgacctaattcttgggacacaaagagccgtttacaacaaatctggattaggttttaaGACAAAAAAGAAATATCAATCCTATCTAACCTTAGTTAATAGATCAAATAGTAagacagtccaagcatgagtacccaaatccaacttagttaatcaagttggacttggtcaatattgggttcccaaggatcaagtacattaccttaaTAGACCATATCGAGTCTATAATTCTGGGGGGTCCAAAAGAAAACCgtattaataaatagataaataattaaaataatattaaattaaaagtaaaaacttaaatctaatctataaaaatattaaattaatcaataaagtAGGGGGAGACTTCGGAATAGTAGCACCTCCAAAGctaacctacccggcagagtaatccaaaccaagctacccggcaGAGTCATTAGAattaattagaaagggaacaagtttaacttgacctatggttctggtgaaattttggatgatagtacgttagggaagcttagtctatgcatgtctaggaagatatggcttcgacctggtgcatttggctaagtggaactaaccgaagctaccctttatggatcctaactagttagaccaaggttttgtattaagttcagtagataggactatttggaaaatctcgaaggcatgattactttaatgatgtccaagtgactcaccatagcccagaagtttatccgaataatgcctatttgttgagcccaaagctaaacctgaatctaacataaagttaaatcaaaccttaTAACCGAaccaaattcatctcacaaaattataggattccctatttgaaatttagatcgggtgagatgactaaggattaaataaaataaaataaaattaataaaatctaattaaattaataaaatcaaattaaattaatcaaatcaaattaataaaatcaaattaaattaatcaaacttatttaaacttatttaaaaattgttttaaaaacttatttaaaaaaatcttttaaaagcttattcaaaatcttttaaaaacatatttcaaaaacctttctttttaaaaaaacttatttaaaaaatcttttaaaaacttatttcaaaatcttttaaaaacttatttcaaaatcctttaaaaacttatttcaaaatcttttaaaaacttatttaaaaatcttttttaaaaaaatttatttaaaaaatctttttaaaaaaaacttatttaaaaaatcttttaaaacttatttaaaaatcttttaaaaacttatttcaaaatcttttaaaaacttatttaaaaatattttaaaaacttatttaaaaatcttttaaaaaactgatttaaaattcttttaaaaaaacttatttcaaactcttttaaaaacttatttaaaaatcttttaaaaacttatttaaaaatcttttaaaaacttattttgaaatcttttaaaaaacttatt from Zingiber officinale cultivar Zhangliang chromosome 6B, Zo_v1.1, whole genome shotgun sequence carries:
- the LOC121992475 gene encoding probable LRR receptor-like serine/threonine-protein kinase At1g05700 isoform X2, giving the protein MASRLFWASRAASYLKISTFPRVFSIVDAMTAIKEQYRIQRNWMGDPCSPIVFVWDGLTCDYSLSNSPRVTALSLSSSGLMGEITKSFASLSALQNLDLSYNNLTRPIPDDLAN
- the LOC121992475 gene encoding probable LRR receptor-like serine/threonine-protein kinase At1g05700 isoform X1 codes for the protein MASRLFWASRAASYLKISTFPRVFSIVDAMTAIKEQYRIQRNWMGDPCSPIVFVWDGLTCDYSLSNSPRVTALSLSSSGLMGEITKSFASLSALQNLDLSYNNLTRPIPDDLANLSSLKLL